The genomic stretch TTTCACATCCAGTGCTTTTGCTTTCTCAGGTCCGAAGTGAATCTGCACGCGGTAACCCTTCATCTTGCCTTTCTTCGCTTCGTTAATGAGGATATGTTTAAGTACAAGTTCGTTCAAACGCTTATCCTGTATGATATTGCTGTCAACCGAAAGTGTTTTCAACGAATCAGATTGAGAATAAGCATTCAGAAGACTGAAGACTGAAGACAGAAGACAAAACAACCTTTTCATAAAGCAAATGTAATGATTCTCTTTGCTTTGAATAAAAATCAAAAATCACCCCATAATTATAGATACATATTCATTTGCATTTTTCTCATTACTCACTATTTTCTTCTGTTAATAATTCCTCAAAAGCCTCAAAAATTATTATTCCTGATTTGATAATTCTTATACATTTGTCAGGAAATTATCAAAGTAAATTTTGTTTTTTATTGACCAAAATCATTTTATGAATTGTTGTATCCCAAGTGTCAGACATTTTTTCCTAAAATCATTTTCTCTATTCGCTCTGTTTCTTCTTTCTGTAAATTTTGGCTTTGCGCAAGCTGATGGAGGAAAAATATTTAAACAAAATTGTGCAGCCTGCCATCGAATTGATGAGCAAAAACTTGTTGGTCCTGGATTAAAAGATGTTGCATCGCGAGTTCCGCAGCCGGCAGATGAGTGGTTATTCAAATGGATAAAAAATAACATCACACTTCAGAAATCAGGTGATGTTTATTCCAATAAAATAGTTAATGATAATGGCAAACTGCCAATGACAGTATTTGATGGCGTACTCAGCGATGAGGACATCAAAGCGGTTATTGCGTATATAAAAATTCCTCCTGTTGAGAAAAAAGAAACAGCGCAAACCACAGAACCTGAAGCGCAGCAACAAGACCATGGATTCAATACTTTAACGATTCTTCTCATTGTTACGATTGTTCTAATAATTCTTGTAAGAGTTCTTGGTGGTGTGAAGAAAAAACTCCATGCCCTTGTTAATGCTAAGAAAGGATTAGCTCCACCTGTCCCGGTTAGTGCAGTCAAATGGGCATCGGCACATAAACGCTTTCTTGCTTTGATGGGAATTCTCTGCATTGCGTTGATAGCAAGAGCTGCCTATCAGGCGTTAATGGGAATTGGAGTTTATCAAAGTTATAAACCCGTTCAACCAATATTATTTTCTCACAAAACACACGCAGGAAAACTGGCGATTAACTGTGTTTATTGCCATTCAGGAGTTGAGAAAGGAAAAACCGCTGGAGTTCCTTCCGCAAATGTCTGCATGAACTGCCACAAAGCAATTTCTACTGGGCCACTGACCGGTAAAGTGGAGATAGCAAAAATTTATGATGCCGTAGGATGGGATGCTGCAACCATGAAATACGATAAACCCCAGCATCCGATTCAATGGATTCGTGTGCATGCCCTTGCGGATTTTGCTTACTTCAATCACTCACAGCACGTAGTGGTTGGCAAGCAAGCTTGTATTAACTGCCATGGAGATATTGCAACCATTGACGAAGCCCAGCAGATTTCTCCTCTTACAATGGTGTGGTGCATCGAATGCCACCGCAAAACGGAAGTTCCGGGTATGAATTCTAATCCATATTATGCCGACTTGCACGCTAAACTCAAGGAAAAATATAAAGGCGAACCCATTACAGTAGAAAAAATGGGCGGACTGGATTGTATTAAATGTCACTATTGAAAAAATTAAGGATTAAGGATTAAGGATTAAGGATTTTAAAGACATATATATAATGAATAAGGAAGAGTTAAAAAAGAGGACAAAATATTTTTCGATAAGAGTTTTTAAATTTTTGAAAACTCTTCCCGCAGGGAAAGATATGGATATTATATCATATCAACTTTTTAAAGCATCATCATCGGTTGGCGCAAATTATAGAGCAGTTTGTAGAAGTAAATCTTCCGCAGATTTTTTAAATAAACTGAAAGTTGTAGATGAAGAAGCTGATGAAAGTTTGTTTTGGTTAGAATTTATTGATGAATTAGAATTAAAATGCTATAAAAAGGAACTTGAGTATTTAAAGAAAGAAGCAAATGAATTAGTTTCTATTTTTTCATCTTCAATCAAAACATTAAAATCAAAAAATACAAATGGTTCTGAAGTTAAAATCCTTAATCCTTAATCCTCAATCGTAAATCCTTAATCTGTATATGAAGAAGTACTGGCAATCGATAGACCAACTCAATGAAACGCCTGAGTTTCTTGATTCTGCCAAGAATGAATTTGCCGAAGATGTGCCGACAGCGGTACTTGGAAGAAAAAGTGTTCCTGCAGTAAAGGGAGAAGAAAATTCTTCAAATGATTTTTCCCGCAGGGATTTTCTGAAGGTGATGGGCTTCTCCGTGGGTGCTGCCACACTTGCTGCCTGCGAAACTCCTGTGAACAAAACCATTCCTTACCTCATTAAGCCCGAAGAAATTACTCCAGGTATTGCTAACTATTACGCTTCCACTTATTTTGACGGACACGATTACTGCTCCGTGCTTGTAAAAACCCGTGAAGGTCGTCCGATTAAGATTGAGGGAAATAAAAAATCTAAGATCAGTCATGGAGGAACCAGCGCGCGCGTTCAGGCTTCCGTACTTTCTCTTTATGATTCTGAAAGATTGAAAAGCCCTCTTGCCAAAGGAAGTGAAGCTTCATGGAACAACGTGGATAGTGAAATCAGTTCTAAATTATCCGGAGGAAACATTCGCATTCTTTCTTCTACTGTTATTAGTCCTTCTACAAAAAGTGTTATCGCAAATTTCAAAGCGAAATATCCGAATACGAAACATGTAACGTATGACGCTGTTTCTTACTACGCTATTGTTGAAGCAAATGAAAATGTGATGGGAGCGGAAGTAATTCCTTCTTTCAATTTCGATAAGGCGAATGTGATTGTAAGTTTTGGCGCAGATTTTTTAGTGAACTGGCTTTCGCCTGTTGAATACGCATGGCAATATGCGCAGGGAAGAAAACTTAACAATGGCAAGAAAACTTTATCTAAGCACGTTCAGTTTGAAACAACTCTTTCTCTCACAGGAAGCAATGCCGACCTTCGTGTTCCTGTGAAACCTTCTCAAATCGGAACTGCTGTTTTAAATCTTTACAATGCTGTTGCTTCAATGGCAGGAGAACCGACCTATAATTCTACTGGAAAAGTTGCAGAAAAAGAAATTGCTGATTGTGCAAAATGGCTTTGGGCGAACAAAGGAAAATCTTTGGTTGTTTGCGGAGTGAACGATGTAGCGATTCAAACCTTAGTAGGATGGATTAATAAAATTCTTGGCAATTACGGACACACCATCGATATTGAAAATTATTCCAACTGCCATCAGGGCAATGACGGGCAAGTGTCGGATTTAATGGAAGACATGAGGAGCGGAAAAGTGAACACGCTCATCGTTTACAATTCTAATCCTGCATACACACTGCCTGGTTTTGCTGACGCAATGAAAAAAGTCGGATTAAAAATTTCTCTTTCATCTTCAATGGATGAAACCGCTTCTATGTGTGATTATGTTTGTCCGGATCATCACTATCTCGAATCATGGAACGATGCCGAACCGAAGAAAAATCAATTTTCTCTCACTCAGCCAACCATCGCTCCTATATATAAGACACGTTGCGCACAGGAAACGTTGATGATGTGGAGCGGAAACAATTCTGATTATCATTCATTTATTCAGGCGACATGGGAAAAACTTTTGTTCCCTGCTGCATTAGGATTCACAGAACACTGGAATGAATCGCTTCACAACGGTGTTGCTGAAATAATTCCAGTAGTCGGGAGTCAGGAGTTGGGAGTTGAGAGAGGGGATACAGCAGTTAGCGCGGATGAAACTTCAAAAGTTTCTAAAACTTTTGAAGTTATGCCGCTAAGCGATGCTGCAAAAATTATTGCATCAACTCCCAACTCCCAACTCCCAACTCCCAACTCTTTTGAACTTGTTCTTTACGAAAAAACCGGAATCGGAATCGGCAATCAGGCAAACAATCCCTGGCTGCAGGAATTACCTGACCCGATCTCAAAATGCACCTGGGATAATTACATCACGATGAATCCAACTGACATGAAGGATAAATATTCCCTTCTTGAAAGAGGAGATTACAATGGAGATATAGTGGAATTAAGGATTGAGGATTCAGGATTAAGGATTTCAAATCCTAATTCCTTAATCCCTAATCCTAAATCAATTAAAGTTCCTGTTTTCCCTCAGCCGGGACAAGCGCTCGGAACAATTGGTCTCGCGCTCGGCTACGGAAGAACTTCCGCAGGAAAAGTTGCTAATGGAGTTGGAGTGGATGCTTATCAGTTTTTACAATGGAAGAATGGCACGATACAAAATTCAGTTTCCGGAGTGAAAGTGAGCGATGCCACAGGAGAGAAACACGAATTCGCCTGCACACAAACTCACCACACGATGATGGGAAGAGAAACTATCGTAAGAGAAACTAATCTTGAAACATATAACAGCAAGTCGAAAGAAGAATGGAATCCGATGGTGGCTGTTGCGATGCATGACAGTTCAGCAAACTATCACGAAGTGGAAGCGTCAAAAGCAAATCTTTGGGATGCTCATGATAAACCCGGTCATCGCTGGGGACTCGCAATTGATTTGAACTCTTGCATCGGCTGTGGCGCTTGCGTGGTGAGCTGCTCTGCCGAAAATAATGTTCCTGTCGTAGGAAAAACAGAAGTCCGCAATACACGCGAGATGCACTGGATTCGCATTGACCGGTATTATTCTTCCGACATGAGTCAGGAGAAAGGAAAAGAAGAAGGAAAAGGTTTGATAGAATCATTCAGAGAAATGGAAGCGCC from Bacteroidota bacterium encodes the following:
- a CDS encoding c-type cytochrome, whose translation is MNCCIPSVRHFFLKSFSLFALFLLSVNFGFAQADGGKIFKQNCAACHRIDEQKLVGPGLKDVASRVPQPADEWLFKWIKNNITLQKSGDVYSNKIVNDNGKLPMTVFDGVLSDEDIKAVIAYIKIPPVEKKETAQTTEPEAQQQDHGFNTLTILLIVTIVLIILVRVLGGVKKKLHALVNAKKGLAPPVPVSAVKWASAHKRFLALMGILCIALIARAAYQALMGIGVYQSYKPVQPILFSHKTHAGKLAINCVYCHSGVEKGKTAGVPSANVCMNCHKAISTGPLTGKVEIAKIYDAVGWDAATMKYDKPQHPIQWIRVHALADFAYFNHSQHVVVGKQACINCHGDIATIDEAQQISPLTMVWCIECHRKTEVPGMNSNPYYADLHAKLKEKYKGEPITVEKMGGLDCIKCHY
- a CDS encoding four helix bundle protein, with protein sequence MNKEELKKRTKYFSIRVFKFLKTLPAGKDMDIISYQLFKASSSVGANYRAVCRSKSSADFLNKLKVVDEEADESLFWLEFIDELELKCYKKELEYLKKEANELVSIFSSSIKTLKSKNTNGSEVKILNP
- a CDS encoding SPOR domain-containing protein — encoded protein: MKRLFCLLSSVFSLLNAYSQSDSLKTLSVDSNIIQDKRLNELVLKHILINEAKKGKMKGYRVQIHFGPEKAKALDVKSKFISQNHKVDAYLDYQQPYFKIRVGDCRTKLEAYKLLQEIFSDFPGAFIVSDDIELPPL
- a CDS encoding TAT-variant-translocated molybdopterin oxidoreductase; translated protein: MKKYWQSIDQLNETPEFLDSAKNEFAEDVPTAVLGRKSVPAVKGEENSSNDFSRRDFLKVMGFSVGAATLAACETPVNKTIPYLIKPEEITPGIANYYASTYFDGHDYCSVLVKTREGRPIKIEGNKKSKISHGGTSARVQASVLSLYDSERLKSPLAKGSEASWNNVDSEISSKLSGGNIRILSSTVISPSTKSVIANFKAKYPNTKHVTYDAVSYYAIVEANENVMGAEVIPSFNFDKANVIVSFGADFLVNWLSPVEYAWQYAQGRKLNNGKKTLSKHVQFETTLSLTGSNADLRVPVKPSQIGTAVLNLYNAVASMAGEPTYNSTGKVAEKEIADCAKWLWANKGKSLVVCGVNDVAIQTLVGWINKILGNYGHTIDIENYSNCHQGNDGQVSDLMEDMRSGKVNTLIVYNSNPAYTLPGFADAMKKVGLKISLSSSMDETASMCDYVCPDHHYLESWNDAEPKKNQFSLTQPTIAPIYKTRCAQETLMMWSGNNSDYHSFIQATWEKLLFPAALGFTEHWNESLHNGVAEIIPVVGSQELGVERGDTAVSADETSKVSKTFEVMPLSDAAKIIASTPNSQLPTPNSFELVLYEKTGIGIGNQANNPWLQELPDPISKCTWDNYITMNPTDMKDKYSLLERGDYNGDIVELRIEDSGLRISNPNSLIPNPKSIKVPVFPQPGQALGTIGLALGYGRTSAGKVANGVGVDAYQFLQWKNGTIQNSVSGVKVSDATGEKHEFACTQTHHTMMGRETIVRETNLETYNSKSKEEWNPMVAVAMHDSSANYHEVEASKANLWDAHDKPGHRWGLAIDLNSCIGCGACVVSCSAENNVPVVGKTEVRNTREMHWIRIDRYYSSDMSQEKGKEEGKGLIESFREMEAPAENPKVVFQPIMCQHCNHAPCETVCPVLATTHSSEGLNQMIYNRCIGTRYCANNCPYKVRRFNWFQYDSHKMFADVNPASWGNDLGRMVLNPDIVVRSRGVMEKCTFCVQRIQEGKLNAKKEDRKLTDGDIQSACQTACPTNALLFGDLNNPETEISKLFEDERRYLLLEEVGVQPNAFYLTKVRNA